From the Gramella sp. Hel_I_59 genome, one window contains:
- a CDS encoding glycosyltransferase family 4 protein: MQRILYIGNKLEKWGRTPTAVDTIPDLLKTEGLEIVSISNFQNKFLRLLEMCFYCLFGSYQKVLIDTYSTQNFIYAKLCGSIARFRGKDYYFILHGGKLSNRLRSSGNYVTNLFQTATKLVAPSKYLYQQFKQLGYENLVCIPNAISLENYTFQHRTHTNPKLLWIRSFQQLYNPKLAIQVLENLSDLYPESELCMVGPDKDGSLEELKKYVNENNLKVSFPGKLSKPDLISLSKEYCIFLNTSNVDNTPVSVMEAMALGLPVVSTNVGGMPYLIQNGQTGLLVPPGDAKAMTTACIKLISEPEFSARLSKNARIEIENFDWERVKHQWLDLLS, translated from the coding sequence ATGCAAAGAATACTCTATATAGGTAACAAACTTGAAAAATGGGGGAGAACTCCAACGGCAGTTGATACTATACCAGATTTGCTCAAAACTGAAGGTTTAGAAATTGTATCGATCTCAAACTTTCAAAATAAATTTCTGAGACTTCTTGAAATGTGCTTTTATTGCTTATTCGGCAGCTATCAAAAAGTTCTTATTGATACCTATAGCACTCAGAATTTTATTTACGCAAAGCTTTGTGGGAGTATAGCCAGGTTTAGAGGGAAAGACTACTATTTTATTTTGCATGGCGGTAAATTATCGAATAGGCTCAGGTCCTCTGGTAACTATGTGACAAATCTATTCCAGACCGCAACAAAATTGGTAGCACCTTCAAAATACCTTTATCAGCAGTTTAAGCAGCTGGGTTATGAGAATCTTGTTTGTATTCCTAATGCTATTTCTCTTGAAAATTACACTTTCCAGCATCGAACCCATACTAATCCAAAATTGCTGTGGATTCGCTCATTTCAGCAACTTTACAACCCCAAATTAGCCATTCAGGTACTGGAAAATTTATCAGACCTCTATCCTGAAAGCGAACTTTGCATGGTGGGTCCCGACAAGGATGGTAGCCTCGAAGAACTTAAGAAGTATGTGAACGAAAATAACCTGAAAGTAAGCTTTCCCGGGAAGCTTTCTAAACCTGACCTTATTTCGTTATCTAAAGAATACTGTATTTTTCTGAATACTTCGAATGTAGATAATACTCCTGTTAGTGTCATGGAGGCGATGGCCTTGGGACTTCCTGTGGTTTCAACCAATGTTGGTGGCATGCCATATCTAATCCAAAATGGTCAAACCGGTCTCCTGGTACCTCCAGGTGATGCTAAAGCGATGACTACTGCTTGTATTAAATTGATATCTGAGCCTGAATTTAGCGCTCGACTATCTAAAAATGCCAGAATCGAAATAGAGAATTTCGATTGGGAACGAGTTAAACACCAATGGCTGGATTTGCTAAGCTAA
- a CDS encoding glycosyltransferase has product MKKRILYIGNDLRINSFTVTYISFFSKMLRKEGYEVKTASTRSNKALRLTEMLGLIARYKNSTDIVLIDTYGALNFYYAYLVGKACQLSNLEYIPILHGGNLPERLERSKSFSESLFGSSKVNIAPSMFLKDAFEKHGFQNTKVIPNAIKTSNYPFKRRESFQPKLLWVRRFQERYNPIMAIEVLKIISEKYPQASLCMVGPEKDGTMKTCKKLAEKYDLDVRFTGKLKKKYWSSLSQHYDFFINTTTVDNTPISVIEAMSLGLVVVSTNVGGMPQLIDHSMDGILVQDRSAQQMAVAIQDIVENPEVGVLLCKNAKSKVDEFDWSCVRDDWNQVLA; this is encoded by the coding sequence ATGAAAAAAAGGATCCTGTACATAGGAAACGACTTGCGAATTAACAGTTTTACCGTCACCTATATTTCTTTTTTCAGTAAAATGTTAAGGAAGGAGGGCTACGAAGTTAAAACTGCATCCACAAGATCAAACAAAGCTTTGAGACTTACGGAAATGCTCGGCTTGATAGCACGTTATAAGAATTCCACCGATATTGTTCTTATCGATACCTATGGCGCTCTGAACTTTTATTATGCTTACCTCGTCGGTAAAGCCTGTCAGTTATCAAATCTCGAATATATTCCTATTCTACACGGTGGGAATTTGCCGGAACGACTGGAAAGATCTAAATCGTTTAGTGAGAGTCTATTCGGAAGCTCAAAAGTTAATATAGCTCCCTCCATGTTTTTAAAGGATGCTTTTGAAAAGCACGGCTTTCAAAATACTAAGGTTATTCCCAACGCCATAAAAACTTCAAACTACCCATTTAAAAGGCGTGAAAGTTTTCAGCCTAAATTGCTGTGGGTACGACGTTTTCAGGAACGTTATAATCCTATAATGGCTATCGAAGTATTGAAGATTATTTCTGAAAAGTATCCACAGGCAAGTCTTTGTATGGTAGGCCCGGAAAAGGATGGTACCATGAAAACCTGTAAGAAACTTGCAGAGAAATATGATCTTGATGTTCGTTTTACCGGGAAATTAAAGAAGAAATACTGGTCCTCCCTATCCCAACATTATGACTTTTTCATTAATACCACCACTGTGGATAATACCCCAATAAGCGTCATTGAAGCGATGAGTCTTGGCCTGGTGGTAGTTAGTACGAATGTTGGCGGAATGCCACAGCTAATTGATCATTCCATGGATGGAATCCTGGTGCAGGATCGTTCTGCTCAACAAATGGCTGTAGCTATTCAGGACATTGTGGAAAACCCAGAAGTAGGGGTATTACTCTGTAAAAATGCTAAAAGCAAAGTAGATGAATTTGACTGGAGTTGTGTGAGAGATGACTGGAATCAAGTTCTGGCCTGA
- a CDS encoding O-antigen ligase family protein, whose protein sequence is MLKNLNKNNRFYLKLLGIHIVYGYIMYSFPALSKIILLGIMASFLFIIIDRKNKGNEALMAAAYIAGGEVFFRQTSSVIFYETGKYAVIIFLLIGLFFKGASSKTIPYWIYLLILFPGVIIASITVSYEADFRKLIAFNLAGPVCLGVSALYCYYKKIKKEDFQRVLLMLLTPIIAQMIYLYIYTPSMDSVRISLSGNYAATGGFGPNQISTVFGLGCFLLCTRLFTIRNRLINLIDIILIILMGYRAIITFSRGGVITALICVTCFLIFYYYKQEAKRIEGTNIRILGMAAIFIAIWFFSFAQTSGLIGNRYLNKNAAGELKEDITTGRLELVETELTAFYHHPLTGIGVGKGYEYREENLGIKIATHNEISRLLSEHGLLGIFALLILISVPIIFWFKFKNNYYFLAFVAFWFLTINHSAMRIALPAFVYGLALLYIVDEKKDPVHRKRLAN, encoded by the coding sequence ATGCTAAAAAACCTAAATAAAAATAATCGGTTTTATTTAAAGTTGCTTGGAATTCATATTGTTTACGGTTATATAATGTATTCCTTTCCTGCCTTGTCAAAAATTATTTTACTAGGCATTATGGCCTCTTTCCTTTTTATCATAATTGATAGAAAAAACAAAGGTAATGAGGCTTTAATGGCCGCTGCCTACATTGCGGGGGGAGAAGTTTTTTTCAGACAAACCAGTTCTGTAATTTTTTATGAAACGGGTAAATATGCAGTGATTATATTTTTATTAATTGGTTTATTTTTCAAGGGGGCGAGTTCGAAAACTATCCCATATTGGATATATCTTCTTATCTTATTTCCTGGAGTAATAATAGCTTCCATAACAGTAAGTTATGAGGCTGACTTCCGTAAACTTATAGCATTTAATCTGGCAGGTCCGGTTTGCTTGGGTGTTTCAGCTTTATATTGTTATTATAAGAAAATCAAGAAGGAAGATTTTCAGCGTGTTCTTTTAATGCTATTAACTCCCATAATAGCCCAGATGATCTACCTCTATATTTATACACCTAGTATGGATTCAGTTAGAATTAGTCTTTCGGGTAATTATGCCGCTACCGGAGGATTTGGACCAAACCAGATTTCTACAGTATTCGGTTTAGGCTGTTTTCTTCTCTGCACCAGATTGTTTACCATTCGTAACCGTCTTATTAATTTGATAGATATTATACTAATAATATTAATGGGCTACAGAGCAATTATAACATTCTCTAGAGGAGGTGTTATAACAGCTCTGATTTGTGTAACATGTTTCTTGATATTTTACTATTACAAACAAGAAGCGAAAAGAATTGAGGGTACAAACATCAGGATATTAGGAATGGCTGCTATTTTTATTGCAATTTGGTTTTTTTCGTTTGCCCAGACATCGGGATTAATAGGAAATCGATATTTAAATAAGAATGCAGCCGGTGAACTAAAAGAAGATATCACGACAGGGAGACTAGAGCTTGTAGAAACTGAATTAACTGCATTTTACCATCATCCTTTGACTGGAATTGGGGTGGGCAAGGGTTATGAGTATCGGGAGGAGAATTTGGGTATAAAAATAGCTACACATAACGAAATTAGCCGACTACTTTCGGAACATGGTTTATTAGGAATATTTGCATTACTTATTCTTATATCTGTACCTATAATATTCTGGTTTAAATTTAAGAATAACTATTACTTCCTGGCATTCGTTGCCTTCTGGTTTTTGACCATAAATCATTCGGCTATGCGAATTGCATTACCGGCCTTTGTATATGGTCTCGCTTTATTATATATAGTAGATGAAAAAAAGGATCCTGTACATAGGAAACGACTTGCGAATTAA
- a CDS encoding glycosyltransferase family 4 protein yields the protein MQLIDSLNPGGAERMAVNYANSLSEIGVSSYLITTRAQGEFLNNLGEKIKYYHLDRRKTFDYKAILRLVVFIKKNDINIVHAHGTSWFIASLCKIKFKNFKLIWHNHHGNSPNMPFLKEKILLIFSNFFDGIISVNPEMQSWSRGQLKFKNSIYLPNFVNPTSENPEYSSKKRFNIVCTANLRQEKNHLLLLKAVDIVKSEINLQVHFIGRDFKDDYSTYIKQEFEKRKGYVNFYDTITDPYPILLTMDLGILVSTYEGMPMAILEYGAASLPVISTDVGVCKELLKNRGILIPSQNLDQLVNAIETYAFNTERAKTDSIKFHNFIMSNYASKVTIPRYLEFVRNLC from the coding sequence TTGCAATTAATAGATAGCCTTAATCCAGGTGGAGCGGAAAGAATGGCTGTAAATTATGCTAATTCCTTAAGTGAAATTGGAGTGTCTTCATATTTAATAACTACAAGAGCTCAGGGTGAATTTTTAAATAATTTAGGTGAAAAAATAAAGTATTATCACCTGGATCGGCGAAAAACTTTTGATTATAAGGCAATTTTGAGATTGGTTGTTTTTATAAAAAAGAATGATATTAATATTGTCCATGCTCATGGAACCTCTTGGTTTATAGCTTCATTATGTAAAATTAAATTCAAAAATTTTAAACTTATATGGCATAATCACCACGGGAATAGTCCTAATATGCCTTTTCTGAAAGAGAAAATTCTATTAATCTTCTCAAATTTTTTTGACGGAATAATATCAGTGAATCCTGAAATGCAAAGTTGGTCCCGGGGTCAACTAAAATTTAAAAATTCTATCTATTTGCCCAATTTTGTTAACCCAACAAGTGAAAATCCAGAATATTCTTCCAAAAAACGCTTTAATATAGTATGTACCGCTAATTTGCGTCAGGAAAAAAATCATTTATTATTGTTGAAGGCTGTGGATATTGTAAAAAGTGAAATAAACTTACAAGTTCATTTTATAGGTAGGGATTTTAAAGATGATTACTCAACATATATAAAGCAGGAATTCGAGAAAAGAAAGGGATATGTTAATTTTTATGATACTATTACTGATCCTTACCCAATTTTACTTACTATGGATCTCGGGATACTGGTTTCAACCTACGAAGGCATGCCAATGGCGATTCTGGAATATGGAGCTGCAAGTTTACCCGTTATCTCTACTGATGTTGGGGTTTGTAAAGAATTATTAAAGAACCGGGGTATATTGATTCCGTCCCAAAATTTAGATCAATTGGTCAATGCTATAGAGACCTATGCTTTTAATACTGAGAGAGCTAAAACTGATTCAATCAAATTTCATAATTTCATAATGTCTAATTATGCTTCAAAAGTAACCATCCCTAGATATCTTGAGTTTGTTAGAAACCTATGCTAA
- a CDS encoding glycosyltransferase family 4 protein, with protein sequence MRFAVFSHVPHYIDKNKYYAYSPYVREINVWSKYVDTLVIIAPVKKKISQIDIDYSLKSTDFVYLNGLNFTSFKKAIFSIYALPLNVRRIFLEMRKADHIHVRCPGNIGLIALLVQVLFPKKKKTVKYAGNWDPKSKQPFSYRFQKWLIKSKFLTRNTKVLVYGKWKDQRENIISFFTASYSESERENIVKVFEPSFNFVFVGSLIEGKRTKLAINVIEELLSKKYRVHLDIYGDGELLEEIESIIKNKNLKKKIKLHGNHNADVIKSAYKEAHFSILPSKSEGWPKALAEAMFFGCVPIGTEVSCIPWMLGDGERGILVKPEKVNASKKIEEFLNDPKILARMSDESLKWSQKYTLERFEKEIRKLI encoded by the coding sequence ATGAGATTTGCTGTTTTTTCTCATGTTCCACATTATATAGATAAGAATAAATACTATGCTTATTCACCATATGTTAGGGAAATTAATGTATGGAGTAAATATGTTGATACTTTAGTAATAATAGCACCTGTTAAGAAAAAGATATCTCAAATAGACATTGATTATTCATTAAAAAGCACTGATTTTGTTTATTTAAATGGTCTTAATTTCACATCATTCAAGAAGGCAATTTTCTCAATATATGCTCTTCCATTAAATGTTAGGCGAATCTTCTTGGAAATGCGAAAAGCAGATCATATACATGTTCGATGTCCTGGAAATATAGGTTTAATTGCATTATTAGTACAGGTTTTATTTCCTAAAAAGAAGAAAACAGTTAAGTATGCTGGTAACTGGGATCCAAAAAGTAAACAGCCATTCAGCTATCGTTTTCAAAAATGGTTGATTAAAAGTAAATTTCTTACCAGAAATACCAAAGTACTAGTCTACGGAAAATGGAAAGATCAGAGAGAAAATATTATTTCATTTTTCACAGCCAGTTATTCGGAATCTGAAAGAGAGAATATTGTAAAAGTCTTTGAACCAAGTTTCAATTTTGTTTTTGTTGGAAGTTTAATTGAAGGTAAAAGAACTAAACTTGCAATTAATGTCATTGAAGAACTATTAAGTAAGAAATATAGAGTTCATTTAGATATTTACGGTGATGGTGAATTGTTAGAAGAAATAGAGAGCATAATAAAGAATAAGAATTTAAAAAAGAAGATTAAATTACATGGTAATCATAATGCTGATGTGATCAAATCGGCATATAAAGAAGCTCATTTCTCCATATTACCATCTAAAAGTGAAGGCTGGCCGAAAGCCTTAGCTGAAGCCATGTTCTTTGGATGTGTTCCCATAGGAACTGAAGTTTCATGTATACCATGGATGTTAGGAGATGGAGAAAGAGGAATTTTGGTAAAACCTGAAAAGGTAAATGCTTCAAAAAAGATAGAGGAATTTCTAAATGATCCAAAAATTTTGGCTAGAATGTCTGACGAATCACTCAAATGGTCTCAAAAATATACGCTTGAAAGGTTTGAAAAAGAAATCCGAAAATTAATATGA
- a CDS encoding class I SAM-dependent methyltransferase, translating into MQNKEREQVNIRQKEFYDFKKKNFATKIWSHFRNGILNKTKKKIGVEKQILDLHVYWFGDLKNKKVLDLGCYAGNSLSMHLANNAKEYVAIDLSEKGINILSKRLKNIPQAKAIIGDFLSPDFKEKDFDLIYAYGVLHHFKNLEELIKVIKSKLNKEGELISYDPLETSLPLKIIRNLYRPFQSDRDWEWPFSKKVFYYFENAFEILDRRAILGKSKWFFLLVLLPSSSSKKREILHKWHLQDWERSKISDEYMFQCMHLTMLMKNKPTE; encoded by the coding sequence ATGCAAAATAAAGAGAGAGAACAGGTTAATATAAGACAGAAGGAGTTCTACGATTTCAAAAAGAAGAATTTTGCCACTAAGATTTGGTCCCATTTCAGAAATGGAATTTTAAATAAAACCAAAAAGAAAATTGGTGTTGAAAAACAAATCCTTGACCTTCATGTCTATTGGTTTGGAGATTTAAAAAATAAAAAAGTTTTGGATCTAGGCTGTTATGCAGGTAATTCTTTGTCTATGCATTTAGCGAATAATGCAAAAGAATATGTAGCTATAGATTTAAGTGAGAAAGGTATAAACATCCTTTCAAAAAGACTTAAAAATATACCTCAGGCTAAGGCAATAATTGGCGATTTTCTTTCACCCGATTTTAAAGAAAAGGATTTTGACTTAATATATGCCTATGGTGTTTTACACCATTTTAAAAATTTGGAAGAATTAATAAAGGTTATAAAAAGTAAGTTAAATAAAGAAGGTGAATTGATTAGCTATGATCCTTTAGAAACAAGCCTACCCTTAAAAATAATCCGTAATTTATATAGACCATTTCAAAGTGATAGGGATTGGGAATGGCCTTTTTCTAAAAAGGTTTTTTATTATTTTGAAAATGCTTTCGAAATCCTGGATAGGAGAGCTATTCTTGGGAAATCCAAATGGTTCTTTTTATTGGTATTATTACCTTCGAGTTCATCCAAAAAAAGAGAGATACTTCATAAATGGCATCTCCAGGATTGGGAGAGATCTAAGATTTCCGATGAGTATATGTTTCAATGTATGCATTTAACAATGCTGATGAAAAATAAACCTACTGAATGA
- a CDS encoding glycosyltransferase family 2 protein → MNFNLIICTFKRPQAITDLLQSVTQQTLYPNEILVIDGSPDNETARLLENSKYPNLKYFKVDEKNRGLTKQRNYGIQKSHRDIEVYCFLDDDIILEEDYFKKLISTYNSIPEAYGVGGYIINEVEWFKKRESIKDDEYEFDGWYRKIGSRNYLRKRLDLLSEEMPGIMPEFSNGLSISFLPPTGKVYPVEFFMGGVSSYRKLVFNGIEFSDYFKGYGLYEDMDFCLRISRIGKLYLHTGARVMHKHNEAGRPNRFKYGKMVMRNGWYVWRIKYPNPTYKARLKWHSIGFVLTMIRFSNIFTTKNKIESLTETFGRFFGWMSLFLKKPGNAK, encoded by the coding sequence ATGAATTTTAATTTAATCATTTGCACTTTTAAAAGACCTCAGGCAATCACTGATCTTTTGCAATCTGTAACTCAGCAAACTTTGTATCCAAATGAGATATTAGTAATAGATGGTTCTCCTGATAATGAAACGGCCAGACTACTTGAAAATTCGAAGTACCCCAATTTAAAATATTTCAAAGTTGATGAGAAGAATAGAGGATTAACCAAACAAAGAAATTATGGTATTCAAAAAAGCCATAGGGATATTGAAGTTTATTGTTTTCTTGATGATGATATAATCCTTGAAGAAGATTATTTCAAAAAACTAATTTCAACTTACAATAGTATTCCCGAGGCTTATGGTGTTGGAGGTTATATAATCAATGAAGTTGAGTGGTTTAAAAAAAGAGAATCAATTAAAGATGATGAATATGAATTTGATGGCTGGTATAGAAAAATTGGATCACGTAATTATCTGCGAAAAAGATTAGATCTTCTGAGTGAAGAAATGCCAGGAATAATGCCGGAATTTTCTAACGGACTATCGATAAGTTTCCTTCCTCCAACTGGTAAAGTTTATCCGGTAGAATTTTTTATGGGTGGAGTCTCATCTTATAGGAAATTAGTCTTTAATGGAATTGAATTCTCAGATTACTTTAAAGGCTATGGTTTATATGAGGATATGGATTTTTGTTTACGTATTTCAAGAATAGGGAAGCTATATTTACATACAGGGGCTAGAGTAATGCATAAGCATAATGAAGCTGGCCGACCAAATAGATTTAAATATGGAAAAATGGTGATGCGAAATGGATGGTATGTATGGAGAATTAAGTATCCTAATCCTACCTATAAGGCACGGTTAAAATGGCATTCTATAGGTTTTGTTTTAACCATGATCAGATTCAGTAATATTTTTACTACAAAGAATAAAATTGAGTCTTTGACAGAGACTTTTGGGAGATTTTTTGGATGGATGAGTTTGTTTTTGAAGAAACCAGGAAATGCAAAATAA
- a CDS encoding asparagine synthase-related protein, producing the protein MRFLLSNKYLNDKLKNLSASFDLKKLGPLDLIIDEVEFYKEGESNIYINQGYLRNFEAFNERVNVQEEQAIDSIFASWPVKENITGSFSSFIFDKKKSEVVLCNDPIGVYPLYYLKSEEGFFVSNSIILLGNFTDVKFDETGIIQRTTLPEYSSIGSRTILENCKRILPGEWIRFNYEGDILDTKYDNSLFNSTLTGDTTNLVNDYWKLFKEELDILLKEEKELSVALSGGIDSRILLGALPEKKDIKCISYGPNDSYEISVARKLAKRTNADYKNYSDTLINFPNLELIEEYVSKTEGVYLCSWLEILENIRVEKKDVLLIGDLSTALTGRTIKRFSSKEYQRKNFVRHSLFSRDYKFEENSKENFENWKKRTVDHYLSFYSSKTIKARELKISKSSLAKNIENDLNELFQRIESHKLKYIELVDELFLWYTHTRIPMGKQILINNYKYRSYCPGMSMRVLRYTSSIHPNERLNHKFINNLGKQIPILKDLGGIPTSQIPLIAQNAPSILRFPIWALRSKIDNILIKRLVKAKSPKGRYRLFLGHNWVEIYQNPNLEKNVGDYFENGHLGFDYMEQVKLKAFERKNLKRWPFANMDIINAAALNLEIDQIKNKKL; encoded by the coding sequence ATGAGATTTCTTTTAAGCAATAAATATCTGAATGATAAGTTGAAAAACTTATCCGCTAGTTTTGATTTGAAGAAATTAGGTCCACTAGATCTAATAATAGATGAGGTTGAATTTTATAAGGAGGGTGAATCTAACATATACATTAATCAGGGATATCTAAGGAATTTTGAGGCTTTTAATGAAAGAGTAAATGTCCAGGAAGAACAAGCCATAGATTCCATTTTTGCTTCATGGCCCGTTAAAGAAAATATTACTGGTTCTTTCTCAAGTTTTATTTTTGACAAAAAAAAATCAGAAGTCGTCCTATGTAATGATCCTATTGGAGTTTATCCCCTTTATTATTTAAAATCAGAGGAAGGTTTTTTTGTTTCTAATAGTATAATTTTATTAGGCAACTTCACCGATGTCAAATTTGATGAGACAGGTATTATTCAACGTACTACCTTACCCGAATACTCTTCTATAGGCTCTAGAACCATTCTGGAAAACTGTAAAAGAATCTTACCGGGAGAATGGATAAGATTCAATTACGAGGGAGACATTCTGGATACAAAATATGATAATAGTCTCTTTAACTCTACACTTACTGGCGATACTACGAATTTAGTAAATGATTACTGGAAATTATTCAAGGAAGAATTAGATATTTTATTAAAAGAAGAGAAGGAGCTTTCTGTAGCCTTAAGTGGTGGTATAGATAGCAGGATTTTATTAGGTGCCCTACCTGAAAAAAAGGACATTAAGTGTATCTCATATGGACCTAATGATAGTTATGAAATTAGTGTTGCTCGTAAATTAGCAAAAAGAACAAATGCAGATTACAAAAATTACTCGGACACATTAATAAATTTTCCAAATTTGGAGCTCATAGAAGAATATGTGAGTAAAACAGAAGGGGTATATCTTTGTTCATGGTTGGAAATTTTAGAAAATATTAGAGTTGAAAAAAAAGATGTATTACTTATAGGTGATTTATCGACTGCACTTACAGGTAGAACTATAAAAAGATTTTCATCAAAAGAGTATCAACGAAAGAACTTTGTTAGACATTCCTTGTTTTCCAGGGATTATAAATTTGAAGAAAATTCTAAAGAAAATTTCGAAAACTGGAAAAAAAGGACTGTCGATCATTATTTAAGTTTCTATAGTTCAAAAACAATCAAAGCGAGAGAGCTTAAAATATCTAAAAGTAGCCTAGCAAAGAATATTGAAAATGATTTAAATGAACTATTCCAAAGAATTGAATCACACAAATTAAAATATATTGAACTAGTTGATGAATTGTTTTTGTGGTACACCCATACACGAATCCCTATGGGAAAGCAAATTTTAATAAACAATTATAAATATAGAAGCTATTGTCCTGGTATGTCAATGAGAGTGTTGAGATATACTAGTAGTATTCATCCTAATGAACGTTTAAATCACAAATTCATTAATAATTTAGGGAAACAAATTCCAATTCTTAAAGACTTAGGGGGAATTCCCACAAGCCAGATTCCATTAATTGCTCAAAATGCTCCAAGTATTTTGAGATTTCCAATATGGGCTTTGAGATCTAAAATTGATAATATACTGATCAAAAGACTGGTTAAAGCAAAAAGCCCTAAAGGGAGATATCGCCTATTTTTAGGACATAATTGGGTGGAAATTTATCAGAATCCAAACCTTGAAAAAAATGTAGGAGATTATTTTGAGAATGGACATTTAGGTTTTGATTATATGGAACAAGTAAAATTAAAAGCATTCGAGCGGAAGAATTTGAAAAGATGGCCATTTGCAAATATGGATATTATCAATGCAGCAGCCTTGAACTTAGAAATTGATCAAATTAAAAACAAGAAACTTTAA
- a CDS encoding glycosyltransferase family A protein: MKILIHRHAGQLIDILSIGGDSIPVGSLNCISAFWYLAKEYPEELILWCEERIYKDLNLEEINKIFHHDLIMASYAVYSEYLPRAVGYIDHMPYVNVNRNVSYGTWFMSTDVGGIKGNTLLKFKHFFSKESDFGFLLNSIAKIGLENGLFCYSVPSLIVNREIPLVKKINADNSDLFRFVYSHYTTIWTTILFFCFISKEKNIPIKSYISAFFNSKKFKKEIDLRDLPIKSTQLSQLSNNIDVILPTIGRTEQVKQVLNDLRNQSLTPYQVILIEQKPGEDHTSDLQGLVKEKWPFQLVHIFTQRTGVCYARNLGLEKVISDWVFLCDDDNRIASSVLSDALSEIRRLGVNMINTAYRQPDENIIFKKIKQWGTFGAGNSIVKSEFLENVRFSNTFEHGYGEDKDFGMQLRNRGCDIIYDPFLEITHLKAPMGGFRIKKVFKWEAESPQPKPSPTVMALILKYYTLEQRYGYKLSMFLKFYRKQTIKNPIAYFKIMNKSWDKSLYWGKYLLDQS, from the coding sequence TTGAAAATATTAATCCATCGTCATGCTGGCCAACTGATTGATATATTATCAATTGGTGGAGATTCGATTCCTGTGGGGAGTTTAAATTGCATTTCAGCATTTTGGTATCTGGCTAAGGAATATCCTGAAGAATTGATTCTATGGTGCGAAGAAAGAATATATAAAGACTTAAATCTTGAAGAAATAAATAAAATTTTTCATCATGATCTAATCATGGCTTCTTATGCTGTTTATTCTGAATACTTACCCAGGGCGGTTGGTTATATTGATCATATGCCATATGTGAATGTAAACAGGAATGTTTCTTATGGTACCTGGTTCATGAGCACAGATGTTGGAGGGATCAAAGGAAATACCTTATTAAAATTTAAACATTTTTTTTCTAAAGAATCAGATTTTGGTTTTTTATTAAACTCTATTGCCAAAATAGGTTTAGAAAACGGACTTTTTTGCTATTCAGTACCGAGCTTAATAGTGAATAGAGAAATACCTTTGGTCAAAAAAATAAATGCAGATAATTCAGATTTGTTCAGGTTTGTATATAGTCATTACACGACAATATGGACAACAATACTATTCTTTTGCTTTATAAGTAAGGAAAAAAATATACCTATTAAATCATATATTTCTGCCTTTTTTAATAGCAAAAAGTTTAAAAAAGAAATTGATCTACGGGATCTACCTATTAAATCTACTCAGTTAAGTCAATTATCAAACAACATAGATGTCATTTTACCAACTATAGGTAGGACTGAACAGGTAAAACAGGTCTTGAATGACCTTAGAAATCAGAGCCTAACTCCATATCAGGTTATTTTAATTGAGCAAAAACCGGGAGAGGATCATACCTCTGATTTACAAGGCCTAGTTAAAGAAAAATGGCCATTTCAGTTAGTCCATATTTTTACACAGCGGACTGGAGTATGTTATGCTAGAAATCTTGGACTTGAAAAGGTCATTTCAGATTGGGTTTTTTTATGTGATGATGATAACCGAATAGCCTCCAGTGTATTAAGCGATGCCTTAAGCGAAATTCGAAGACTTGGTGTTAACATGATTAATACAGCCTATAGGCAACCTGATGAAAATATCATTTTTAAGAAAATTAAACAATGGGGAACCTTTGGTGCAGGTAATTCTATAGTTAAAAGTGAATTTTTAGAAAATGTTCGCTTTTCAAATACTTTTGAACATGGATATGGAGAAGATAAAGATTTTGGAATGCAATTAAGGAATAGAGGATGCGATATTATTTATGATCCCTTTTTGGAAATTACGCACCTTAAAGCTCCTATGGGAGGTTTTCGTATCAAGAAGGTCTTTAAATGGGAAGCTGAATCTCCCCAACCAAAGCCATCGCCTACAGTGATGGCTCTGATTCTTAAATATTATACCTTAGAACAGAGATATGGCTATAAACTATCCATGTTTCTGAAATTTTATAGAAAACAAACCATTAAGAATCCAATTGCTTATTTTAAGATAATGAATAAAAGTTGGGATAAAAGTCTTTATTGGGGTAAGTACTTACTGGATCAGTCCTAG